One window of the Shimwellia blattae DSM 4481 = NBRC 105725 genome contains the following:
- a CDS encoding zinc ribbon domain-containing protein, which produces MIKTISILIISISIIALIYSLNMDVTVYTALGRSVNNIGLIAQRQIFIIVGCTLLIIGVLAYIAAIFIGNSYRGVEICPACVEKVKATAVVCKHCGHNLDKSRRQVLIHGVDVLNIIDRNGDVNTENLDALSRLMLDGMAEHTPLAILVSYHPELEKIKSVHGIEYSNRFEYLIEKNIARLKGGKSGNNH; this is translated from the coding sequence ATGATAAAAACAATATCAATTCTAATAATATCGATATCTATTATTGCTTTAATCTATTCGTTAAATATGGATGTAACTGTCTATACAGCGTTGGGGCGATCGGTCAATAACATTGGGCTTATTGCGCAGCGGCAAATCTTCATTATCGTTGGATGTACCTTATTGATCATTGGGGTTCTGGCATACATAGCAGCAATTTTTATCGGAAATTCATATCGTGGTGTGGAGATTTGTCCGGCATGTGTAGAGAAGGTAAAGGCTACGGCAGTTGTTTGTAAGCACTGTGGGCACAATCTGGACAAAAGCAGGCGGCAGGTATTGATTCATGGTGTCGACGTTTTAAATATTATTGACAGGAACGGTGATGTTAATACTGAAAATCTCGATGCATTATCACGACTAATGCTGGATGGTATGGCTGAACATACTCCCCTGGCAATCCTTGTTTCGTATCATCCTGAGTTAGAAAAAATAAAGTCCGTTCACGGCATTGAATATTCAAATAGGTTCGAATATTTGATCGAGAAAAATATTGCCAGATTAAAAGGAGGGAAAAGTGGTAATAATCACTGA
- a CDS encoding LEM-3-like GIY-YIG domain-containing protein: protein MKDFSKYSKALGMAKFYVYAFYDTEDAAKKPFYIGKGKSERCLDHIKYNDGSPKSERINHLLKKGNLGIDILRHGMDEATAKLVEATCIDLLGVGELTNKVRGSSSLMGRITLDELNYLLLKQKTEIAPEHAGLAFLLNSTYKSGMSALELYEATRGVWAKVPKDENLKFAYATYGGLVMEVYEIQCWIKAGSQQYFTRELIIPPETNRSEFVGRIASPEVRKLYVGKLIKKSRSHGSPFVKVGLE, encoded by the coding sequence GTGAAAGATTTTTCAAAATACTCAAAAGCGTTAGGGATGGCTAAGTTCTATGTTTATGCATTTTATGATACTGAAGACGCCGCTAAAAAGCCGTTTTATATAGGCAAAGGCAAGTCAGAACGCTGTCTTGATCATATAAAGTATAATGATGGCTCTCCGAAATCAGAACGAATTAATCATCTGTTAAAAAAAGGAAATCTGGGTATCGATATATTACGCCATGGCATGGATGAGGCAACCGCGAAGCTTGTTGAAGCAACATGTATTGATCTCTTAGGTGTCGGAGAACTGACCAACAAAGTACGAGGAAGCAGCTCCCTTATGGGGCGAATCACGCTGGATGAACTAAACTATCTCCTCCTTAAGCAAAAAACGGAAATCGCACCTGAACATGCAGGGCTCGCTTTTTTACTAAACAGCACCTACAAGTCCGGCATGAGTGCACTTGAATTATATGAAGCTACGCGTGGCGTCTGGGCAAAAGTACCAAAAGATGAAAACCTAAAATTTGCATACGCCACCTACGGCGGTTTGGTGATGGAAGTTTACGAGATACAGTGCTGGATAAAGGCAGGCTCTCAGCAGTACTTTACCCGGGAACTGATCATCCCCCCCGAAACTAACCGTTCAGAGTTTGTTGGACGAATCGCATCACCAGAAGTCAGAAAATTATATGTAGGCAAGCTAATCAAAAAATCGCGCAGTCATGGTAGCCCTTTCGTAAAAGTCGGGCTGGAGTAA
- a CDS encoding DUF4041 domain-containing protein, translated as MLLGLTITAGVLAVLFVVMIVMHILLKKKHASDLLRYSKIVDLEEEARKMKKAMDDEEKSSRNAIDKEVKDKRNEIDSEVNKKRQAIDKEVKDKYADIQRREKASRELIASQEQELTELKQSYNEKRQLLLGLSVKLAEVSDSVDMIDYGMYKPRFDYHDSKAFQEAIIYNKEKQKSLIRKDVACDFNTSWEVNGSKAEGKKMIKRYVKLLIRAFNSECDAAIGKIKAGNVEQLKKRIESAFDALNKFGQSMNISITYDYLNLRLEELLLCHEKELKIQEEKDILREERELQREEEKAQREYDKAIRDEQKAERDFQKAMERAKKELEKANAEEKSRIEAKIADLELQVEEARALSERAKSQAQLTRSGHVYVISNIGAFGENVYKIGLTRRLEPEDRVNELGSASVPFKFDIHALIYSDDAPALESSLHNEFSAYRVNMVNNRKEFFNVNLSDIESKVKSLGFDASFTEYALAPEYRETISILNAKDKTKSVADTVENKVEELFPEMA; from the coding sequence ATGCTCCTGGGACTAACAATAACAGCAGGTGTTCTTGCTGTTTTATTCGTTGTTATGATTGTGATGCATATTTTGTTGAAGAAAAAGCATGCAAGCGATCTTTTACGTTACAGCAAGATTGTTGATCTTGAAGAAGAAGCACGAAAAATGAAAAAGGCTATGGATGATGAGGAAAAGTCCAGCCGTAATGCTATTGATAAAGAAGTGAAAGATAAACGAAATGAGATAGATAGTGAAGTTAATAAAAAGCGCCAGGCAATAGATAAAGAAGTTAAAGATAAGTATGCAGATATACAACGAAGAGAAAAAGCATCCAGGGAACTTATTGCGTCTCAGGAACAAGAACTGACTGAATTAAAACAATCGTATAATGAAAAGCGGCAGTTATTGTTGGGGCTTTCTGTAAAACTCGCGGAAGTTAGTGATTCTGTTGATATGATTGATTATGGCATGTACAAACCGCGTTTCGACTATCATGATTCGAAAGCCTTCCAGGAAGCCATTATCTACAATAAAGAAAAGCAAAAGAGTCTAATTCGAAAAGATGTTGCCTGTGACTTTAATACCAGTTGGGAAGTGAATGGTAGCAAAGCAGAAGGTAAAAAAATGATCAAGCGTTATGTGAAATTGCTCATCAGAGCATTCAATAGCGAATGTGATGCTGCTATTGGTAAAATTAAAGCAGGCAATGTTGAACAACTGAAAAAACGTATTGAAAGTGCTTTTGATGCCCTCAATAAATTTGGACAATCAATGAATATAAGTATCACGTATGATTATCTGAATTTACGGCTGGAAGAATTACTGCTTTGTCACGAAAAAGAACTTAAGATTCAGGAAGAGAAAGATATTCTCAGAGAAGAGCGTGAATTGCAACGAGAGGAAGAGAAGGCACAGCGTGAATACGATAAAGCTATTCGCGATGAACAAAAGGCAGAGCGGGACTTCCAGAAGGCAATGGAAAGGGCAAAAAAAGAGCTTGAGAAGGCAAATGCTGAAGAAAAATCTCGTATCGAAGCTAAAATTGCTGACCTGGAGCTTCAGGTTGAAGAGGCAAGGGCTTTATCTGAGCGTGCAAAATCTCAGGCTCAGTTAACCCGCAGCGGCCATGTCTATGTAATTTCTAATATTGGAGCGTTTGGCGAGAATGTCTATAAAATTGGTTTAACCAGACGGCTTGAACCTGAAGACCGGGTTAATGAACTGGGATCTGCATCAGTACCGTTTAAGTTTGATATTCATGCATTAATTTACTCCGATGATGCACCAGCACTTGAAAGCAGTCTACATAATGAGTTTTCTGCATACCGGGTAAATATGGTGAATAATCGTAAGGAGTTTTTTAATGTTAATCTATCAGATATTGAGAGCAAGGTTAAGTCGCTTGGTTTTGATGCGTCATTTACAGAGTACGCACTTGCACCTGAATATCGTGAGACGATCTCTATTTTGAATGCAAAAGACAAAACGAAATCAGTTGCAGATACCGTAGAAAATAAAGTTGAAGAGTTGTTCCCTGAAATGGCTTAA
- a CDS encoding tail assembly protein has translation MPTSPSCDKLRTIRLYGILGATFGREFRLAVSSASEAIRALNILLPGFERFLNTSQQRGLTYAVFSGKRNLVAEELGMDHSEEAIRIAPVIIGSKRAGVLQTILGAVLVVAGGVITYFGGGAIGVPIMKLGASVALGGVIQMLSPQAGGLARKQATENQASYAFGGVTNTISQGYPVPLMYGQRRIGGAIISAGIYVEDQQ, from the coding sequence ATGCCCACATCTCCGTCCTGCGATAAGCTGCGCACTATCAGATTGTACGGCATATTAGGCGCAACCTTTGGCCGGGAGTTCCGGCTGGCCGTATCGTCCGCCAGTGAAGCCATCCGGGCTCTGAATATCCTGCTGCCGGGTTTTGAACGTTTCTTAAATACCAGCCAGCAGCGTGGCCTGACTTACGCTGTATTTAGCGGCAAACGAAACCTTGTCGCGGAGGAGCTGGGAATGGATCACAGCGAAGAGGCCATCAGGATCGCTCCTGTGATAATTGGCAGCAAAAGAGCTGGTGTACTCCAGACTATCCTGGGCGCCGTACTGGTGGTCGCTGGTGGAGTCATTACCTATTTCGGCGGCGGTGCCATAGGTGTGCCGATAATGAAACTGGGGGCATCGGTTGCGCTGGGCGGTGTTATCCAGATGCTTTCGCCACAGGCCGGAGGGCTGGCCCGTAAACAGGCGACGGAAAACCAGGCCAGCTATGCCTTCGGCGGCGTAACGAATACCATCTCTCAGGGATACCCGGTGCCGCTAATGTATGGCCAGCGGCGGATTGGCGGGGCGATTATTTCCGCCGGGATTTATGTCGAAGATCAGCAGTAA
- the gpJ gene encoding TipJ family phage tail tip protein: protein MAKLITGHKGGQSKSRTPSEHPDDLQSVAKAKILLALGEGEFAGGLSGRDIYLNGTPLQNADGTENFTGVVWDFRPGTQMQTHIPGIPGTENEISVGTAVSDETAWTHTFTNTQLSAIRLRLKWPSLYKQESNGDLVGNSVAYAVDLQTDGGTWITVLNAAVTGKTTSGYERSHRIDLPPAGTTWTLRLRKITPDANSAKIGDGMTLQSYTEVIDAKLRYPNTALLYIEFDSSQFNGSIPQIACEPRGRVIRVPDNYDPETRQYSGLWQGLFKWAWTDNPAWVFYDLVVSDRFGLGHRLSAANIDKWSLYNIARYCDQPVPDGKGGAGTEPRYICNVYIQDRADAYSVLRDFAAIYRGLTCWSGDQIVTLADMPRDIDYTYTRANVINGEFRYSGTTSKVRYTNALVSWSDPDNAYTDATEPVFERDLVARYGFNQLELTAIGCTRQSEANRKGRWGILTNNKDRLVTFSVGLDGNIPQPGYIIGVADEMLAGKVNGGRICAVDGRVITLDRKTAAGPGDRLLVNLPSGVTQSRTIKAISGQQVTVTTAYGEVPQKESVWALEFDDLRVQQYRVTGVKENDDASFTIVAASHDPDKFARIDSGAVIEQRPVSVIPPSNQRAPDKITITADSVVQQGIRVATMRVSWGAVENAIVYQVQWRRNHGNWNHVPRTTTTSFDVTGIYGGQYQVRVRAINAADVSSSWGYSALQTLEGKEGAPAMPLALTTTSLLHGVELTWAFPPGAEDTQHTELQYSANRDGRNPRILSSVAYPGQRYQQMGLQIAAVFWYQARIVDRLGNKSPWTEWVMGMASDKVGDYYNQLTEAMRDTPAWQESQRDIREVHQALSEEADALRSDIDQQVSEVSQALGQRIETADKQRIAGDDKLSQQVKLTGNSLSQSLAQSQAGWTAAVLKESADRIQSIRLMASEAADQLLAEKAAREAAFRETRNLIQDVNSSLAGQMAQIAAGTGEQFDSLKIWYFDTGPDGWTEDDASRIPMTVTDDGWLRAKNTQSSARSPNHMAVDASAYRFIKLRIKRNGMPVWRGKLWWIGVGETGWSAHRALVFKEPEYDPDGVATLTIQDIPWNPSESIRRFRLDLAAGQNERDYFLIDWVAVGRPTPGAGVAALQEEKQARTRADAAEAVNRQTLATQVRGNSESHHLADLKSGLLFQEMNARITADKAEASARRSLQTLFDENQATVTQSLSSLTSEQKAHASKLSHLETRLGKKADSTALQSLTQAVGQQAGSIAAQGEALTALTNRVGKTESGNVVNARAINRLQSLTEQHGKTQASQGAAITTLDNGLQGTRQDLNKKADSTAVIALNNRVTRAENTLTSQSQDLTTLNSRINTLRHQISNPWFDGSLESYAAGERLGGASAFVVDSRKFTGSRSLCLRRSPGERGNSDKALGPWSNVRERAVYTFELWAMMPESESPSPGWQTIVGLWVKDMAGKNSWQSAIRITEATLGARDQWVKFTGKLRLPGAGKTRGVVWVSTRGANGNGTPGYELFIDDVVITDITDAHAAQEGADAAARALTSLTARVTSAEGKTTAQGQQITRLENELSTTKGVADGAARALDSLTNTVVQHQNDIVAVNSRSTQLQASLNRRTVFTVTARGNGSSAVTGLYDESGKRLFAPGRSYNLITFRPQSDGSTRVDSATKYDVYGSKTAAEKMVTDIAALDNGSWICVLTHDEPSRSREIIRDALMTLGGTSEVINTLPFRGAYILLGRKGLKAGGGLEVSAPGGNSAEAIVSTSVVFINGVMAGLGTASGAMMKSSANAAAISTLNNTVIQQGNRLTSQGTAITALKNGLSSVNKSLTEKADSAAVNTLTSRINKTEDALISQSQSVTTLTSRVNTLRNQISNPWFDGSLESYAVGERLGGASAFVVDSSKFTGSRSLCLRRSPGELGNSDKALGPWSNVRERAVYTFELWAMMPESESPSPGWQTIVGLWVKDVAGKNSWQSAIRITEATLGARDQWVKFTGKLRLPGAGKTRGVVWVSTRGANGNGTPGYELFIDDVVITDITDAHAAQEGADAAARALTSLTARVTSAEGKTTAQGQQITSLQNSVAGKADSSAVRSLTTRLTQAEGQITLATRSLTSLSTTVGDMSSTLQTQGKTVAGLDGQLSALYSIKVETDNGKKVGAGIVLGSDGETSSLVMYAESFALYNRASKKSVPVMIAKGNEMFIDKARIEDGTIDSGKISGSLQSTGYGAGGGWRLSKNDNNLLFTDANNVVRFKVGRL from the coding sequence ATGGCGAAATTAATAACCGGGCACAAAGGCGGGCAATCCAAATCCCGTACACCGTCGGAACATCCGGATGACCTGCAATCTGTAGCCAAAGCCAAAATCCTGCTGGCGCTGGGGGAAGGTGAATTCGCTGGTGGTCTGAGCGGAAGGGATATCTATCTGAACGGCACGCCGCTGCAAAATGCCGACGGCACGGAAAACTTTACTGGTGTTGTGTGGGATTTCAGGCCCGGCACGCAGATGCAGACTCATATCCCGGGAATTCCAGGGACGGAAAATGAAATATCTGTAGGCACTGCGGTATCTGATGAGACAGCCTGGACCCATACCTTTACCAACACTCAGCTATCGGCGATCCGCCTGCGGTTAAAGTGGCCATCCCTGTATAAGCAGGAAAGTAACGGTGATCTGGTGGGTAATTCTGTTGCTTATGCTGTCGATCTACAGACAGATGGTGGCACCTGGATAACAGTACTGAATGCTGCTGTTACGGGGAAAACTACATCGGGTTATGAACGCAGCCACCGAATTGATCTCCCGCCCGCTGGCACAACATGGACTCTGCGGTTACGCAAAATCACCCCCGATGCCAACAGTGCCAAAATTGGTGACGGGATGACCCTGCAAAGTTATACCGAAGTCATCGATGCCAAACTGCGCTATCCCAATACGGCACTGCTGTATATAGAGTTTGATTCCAGCCAATTTAATGGCTCGATTCCCCAGATTGCCTGTGAACCCCGCGGCCGGGTGATCCGCGTCCCTGACAACTACGATCCGGAAACCCGGCAATATAGCGGTCTCTGGCAGGGGCTCTTCAAATGGGCATGGACGGATAACCCTGCGTGGGTATTTTACGATCTGGTTGTCAGTGACCGGTTTGGCCTGGGTCACCGTTTATCGGCCGCCAATATCGATAAATGGAGCCTGTATAACATCGCCCGTTACTGCGATCAGCCGGTTCCGGATGGTAAAGGCGGTGCCGGAACCGAGCCGCGTTATATCTGTAATGTCTATATTCAGGATCGGGCTGATGCTTACAGTGTTCTGCGGGACTTCGCCGCCATCTACCGCGGCCTGACCTGCTGGAGCGGGGATCAAATTGTCACCCTGGCTGATATGCCCCGGGATATTGATTACACCTATACCAGGGCGAATGTTATCAATGGCGAGTTTCGCTATTCCGGCACTACCAGTAAGGTTCGTTATACCAATGCGCTGGTGTCGTGGTCCGATCCGGACAACGCCTACACGGATGCCACGGAGCCGGTATTTGAGCGTGACCTGGTGGCCCGCTATGGTTTTAACCAGCTCGAGCTGACGGCCATCGGCTGTACTCGCCAGTCGGAGGCAAACCGCAAAGGTCGATGGGGGATCCTCACCAATAACAAAGATCGCCTGGTGACGTTTTCCGTAGGTCTCGATGGCAATATTCCGCAGCCGGGTTACATCATCGGGGTGGCCGATGAAATGCTGGCCGGGAAAGTGAATGGCGGACGCATCTGTGCGGTGGACGGCCGGGTTATTACCCTTGACCGTAAAACTGCGGCCGGGCCCGGTGACCGGCTGCTGGTTAATTTACCGTCAGGCGTAACCCAGAGCCGCACCATTAAAGCGATCAGCGGCCAGCAGGTCACGGTCACGACGGCCTATGGTGAGGTGCCACAAAAGGAATCCGTATGGGCGCTGGAATTTGATGATCTCCGGGTACAGCAATACCGCGTGACCGGCGTAAAAGAAAACGATGATGCCTCGTTCACCATTGTGGCCGCCTCCCATGACCCGGATAAATTCGCCCGTATCGATAGCGGTGCGGTTATTGAACAACGTCCCGTCAGCGTTATCCCGCCGTCAAACCAGCGCGCACCGGACAAGATAACCATAACCGCCGATTCCGTGGTGCAGCAGGGGATCCGCGTGGCCACCATGCGGGTGTCCTGGGGGGCAGTGGAAAATGCCATTGTCTACCAGGTTCAGTGGCGCCGTAATCACGGCAACTGGAACCATGTGCCCCGGACCACGACCACGTCATTTGATGTCACCGGTATTTATGGGGGGCAGTATCAGGTCCGCGTCCGGGCCATTAATGCCGCTGATGTGTCCAGTAGCTGGGGATATTCTGCGTTACAGACCCTGGAGGGGAAGGAAGGGGCGCCCGCCATGCCCCTGGCCCTGACGACAACATCATTGCTCCATGGCGTCGAACTGACCTGGGCATTTCCCCCAGGCGCCGAAGATACCCAGCATACGGAACTGCAGTACAGTGCTAACCGGGATGGCCGCAATCCCCGGATTCTGTCCAGTGTGGCCTACCCGGGGCAGCGGTATCAGCAGATGGGCCTGCAAATCGCCGCCGTATTCTGGTACCAGGCACGGATCGTGGATCGTCTGGGCAACAAAAGTCCCTGGACCGAATGGGTGATGGGCATGGCCAGCGATAAGGTGGGAGATTATTACAACCAGCTCACTGAGGCTATGCGTGATACGCCCGCCTGGCAGGAGAGCCAGCGTGATATCCGGGAGGTTCATCAGGCTCTGAGTGAAGAGGCCGACGCCCTGCGAAGTGACATTGATCAGCAGGTCAGCGAGGTGTCTCAGGCTCTGGGGCAGCGCATTGAAACAGCCGACAAGCAACGCATCGCCGGTGACGATAAGCTCAGTCAGCAGGTAAAGCTGACGGGTAACAGTCTCAGCCAGTCACTGGCACAGAGTCAGGCAGGCTGGACAGCAGCCGTTCTCAAAGAGAGCGCCGATCGTATCCAGTCAATCCGGCTGATGGCATCGGAGGCGGCAGATCAGCTTCTGGCAGAGAAGGCCGCTCGTGAGGCGGCATTCCGGGAAACCCGTAACCTGATTCAGGATGTTAATTCGTCACTGGCCGGACAGATGGCGCAGATTGCGGCGGGCACGGGTGAGCAGTTCGATAGTCTGAAAATCTGGTATTTCGATACCGGGCCAGATGGCTGGACAGAGGATGACGCCAGCCGCATTCCTATGACCGTTACAGATGATGGCTGGCTACGGGCGAAAAACACCCAATCTTCTGCCCGATCACCAAATCATATGGCTGTTGACGCCAGCGCTTACCGGTTTATTAAGTTGCGTATTAAGCGTAACGGAATGCCTGTATGGCGCGGGAAATTGTGGTGGATTGGTGTCGGTGAAACGGGGTGGTCTGCCCACCGGGCATTGGTGTTCAAAGAGCCGGAGTATGATCCGGACGGTGTGGCCACCCTGACCATACAGGATATTCCATGGAATCCGTCAGAGAGCATTCGCCGTTTCAGGCTGGATCTGGCGGCTGGCCAGAATGAACGGGATTATTTTCTTATCGACTGGGTTGCTGTCGGCAGGCCAACCCCCGGTGCGGGTGTTGCTGCGTTGCAGGAGGAGAAGCAGGCCCGAACCCGGGCCGATGCAGCAGAGGCTGTGAACCGGCAGACACTTGCGACTCAGGTACGGGGAAATTCAGAGAGCCATCACCTGGCGGACCTGAAATCAGGCCTCTTGTTTCAGGAGATGAATGCCCGGATCACTGCGGACAAAGCTGAGGCGAGCGCCAGAAGGTCACTGCAAACCCTGTTTGATGAAAACCAGGCGACGGTTACGCAGTCTCTGAGCTCTCTGACCTCAGAACAAAAAGCGCATGCCAGCAAACTGAGCCACCTGGAAACCCGGCTGGGTAAAAAAGCCGACAGTACGGCACTTCAGTCCCTTACCCAGGCTGTCGGGCAGCAGGCTGGATCTATTGCGGCACAGGGTGAGGCACTGACGGCACTAACTAACCGGGTAGGGAAGACCGAGTCCGGTAATGTTGTGAATGCCCGCGCTATTAACAGGCTGCAGTCGTTAACCGAACAGCATGGTAAAACCCAGGCCAGCCAGGGGGCTGCGATTACTACTCTGGATAATGGGTTACAGGGAACGCGCCAGGATCTGAATAAAAAAGCTGACAGTACCGCCGTGATTGCGCTGAACAATCGTGTTACCCGGGCGGAAAATACGCTAACTTCTCAGTCTCAGGATCTCACCACACTGAACAGCCGAATCAACACATTACGTCATCAGATCTCCAATCCCTGGTTTGACGGCTCCCTGGAAAGCTATGCCGCTGGTGAGCGCCTCGGTGGCGCCAGTGCCTTTGTGGTGGACAGCCGTAAATTTACTGGCAGCCGGAGCCTGTGCCTGAGGCGTAGCCCCGGAGAGCGCGGAAACAGTGATAAGGCTCTGGGCCCCTGGTCAAACGTGCGGGAACGGGCGGTTTATACCTTCGAGCTCTGGGCCATGATGCCGGAAAGCGAATCACCCTCGCCGGGCTGGCAGACAATCGTTGGCTTGTGGGTAAAGGATATGGCCGGAAAGAATTCCTGGCAGAGTGCCATCCGTATTACGGAGGCAACCCTGGGCGCGCGGGACCAATGGGTGAAATTCACGGGCAAACTGCGCCTGCCAGGCGCCGGGAAAACCCGCGGGGTGGTCTGGGTATCCACCCGGGGAGCTAACGGGAACGGCACACCAGGCTATGAGCTGTTTATCGATGATGTGGTGATCACGGACATCACTGATGCCCATGCCGCGCAGGAAGGGGCAGATGCAGCCGCCAGGGCACTCACCAGCCTGACCGCCAGAGTAACCAGTGCGGAAGGGAAAACCACGGCACAAGGCCAGCAGATAACCCGTCTGGAGAATGAGTTATCTACCACGAAAGGCGTTGCGGATGGGGCTGCCCGGGCGCTGGATTCTCTGACAAATACCGTTGTTCAGCATCAGAACGACATTGTGGCGGTAAATTCCCGGTCTACACAGTTGCAGGCGTCTTTAAATCGCCGGACCGTGTTTACCGTGACTGCCAGAGGGAATGGCTCCAGTGCTGTTACCGGTTTATATGATGAGAGTGGCAAACGGCTGTTTGCCCCGGGGCGCAGTTATAACCTGATTACGTTCAGGCCGCAGAGTGATGGCTCGACCCGTGTAGATTCAGCAACAAAATATGACGTTTACGGGAGTAAAACAGCGGCGGAAAAAATGGTAACGGATATCGCAGCGCTCGATAACGGGAGCTGGATCTGTGTACTGACCCACGATGAACCATCCCGATCCCGGGAGATCATTCGCGATGCGCTAATGACTCTGGGCGGGACATCCGAAGTGATTAACACATTACCTTTTCGCGGAGCTTATATTCTGCTGGGGCGCAAAGGGTTAAAAGCTGGTGGTGGGCTGGAGGTATCGGCGCCCGGAGGTAACAGCGCCGAAGCTATCGTTTCAACATCGGTAGTCTTCATTAATGGCGTCATGGCGGGCCTGGGCACGGCATCCGGTGCCATGATGAAATCCAGCGCTAATGCTGCGGCCATCTCAACGCTAAATAACACGGTTATCCAGCAGGGGAACCGGCTGACAAGCCAGGGGACAGCGATCACTGCGTTAAAAAACGGCTTATCCTCTGTGAATAAATCACTTACTGAAAAGGCCGACAGCGCGGCGGTAAACACATTGACCAGCCGGATAAACAAAACAGAAGATGCACTGATCTCCCAGTCGCAAAGTGTCACCACGCTGACAAGCCGGGTAAACACCCTGCGTAACCAGATTTCTAATCCCTGGTTTGACGGCTCCCTGGAAAGCTATGCCGTTGGTGAGCGCCTCGGTGGCGCCAGTGCCTTTGTGGTGGACAGCAGTAAATTTACTGGCAGCCGGAGCCTGTGCCTGAGGCGTAGCCCCGGAGAGCTCGGAAACAGTGATAAGGCTCTGGGCCCTTGGTCAAACGTGCGGGAGCGGGCGGTTTATACCTTCGAGCTCTGGGCCATGATGCCGGAAAGCGAATCGCCCTCGCCGGGCTGGCAGACAATCGTTGGTTTGTGGGTAAAGGATGTGGCCGGAAAGAATTCCTGGCAGAGTGCCATCCGTATTACGGAGGCAACCCTGGGCGCGCGGGACCAATGGGTGAAATTCACGGGCAAACTGCGCCTGCCGGGCGCCGGGAAAACCCGCGGGGTGGTCTGGGTGTCCACCCGGGGAGCTAACGGGAACGGCACACCAGGCTATGAGCTGTTTATCGATGATGTGGTGATCACGGACATCACTGATGCCCATGCCGCGCAGGAAGGGGCAGATGCAGCCGCCAGGGCACTCACCAGCCTGACCGCCAGAGTAACCAGTGCGGAAGGGAAAACCACAGCACAAGGCCAGCAGATAACCAGTCTGCAAAATTCGGTAGCCGGTAAGGCTGATAGCAGTGCAGTGCGTTCATTGACCACCCGACTGACGCAGGCAGAAGGACAAATAACGCTGGCGACACGCTCCCTGACCAGCCTCAGTACAACCGTTGGCGATATGTCATCAACCCTGCAAACCCAGGGAAAAACAGTAGCCGGTCTGGATGGCCAGCTCAGTGCACTGTATTCCATTAAAGTGGAAACCGATAACGGCAAAAAAGTGGGGGCCGGTATTGTTCTGGGTAGCGATGGTGAAACCAGTAGCCTGGTGATGTATGCAGAGAGCTTTGCGCTCTATAACCGTGCCAGCAAAAAATCCGTACCGGTGATGATAGCTAAAGGAAATGAAATGTTTATTGATAAAGCCAGGATCGAGGATGGCACTATCGACAGTGGCAAAATATCAGGCTCACTTCAGTCAACCGGATATGGCGCCGGTGGCGGTTGGCGGCTGAGTAAAAATGACAATAACCTGTTATTTACTGATGCGAATAACGTCGTCAGGTTCAAAGTGGGGCGTTTGTAA
- a CDS encoding tail assembly protein, translating to MPVSPPCDTLHTIRLYGILGATFGREFWLAVSSASEAIRALNILLPGFERFLNTSQQRGLTYAVFSGKRNLAAEELGMDHREEAIRIAPVIIASKNVFAFLLFMIMGIY from the coding sequence ATGCCCGTATCTCCGCCCTGCGATACGCTGCACACCATCAGGTTGTACGGCATATTAGGCGCAACCTTTGGCCGGGAGTTCTGGCTGGCCGTATCGTCCGCCAGTGAAGCCATCCGGGCTCTGAATATCCTGCTGCCGGGTTTTGAACGTTTCTTAAATACCAGTCAGCAGCGTGGCCTGACTTACGCTGTATTTAGCGGCAAACGAAACCTCGCCGCGGAGGAGCTGGGAATGGATCACAGAGAAGAGGCCATCAGAATCGCTCCTGTGATAATTGCCAGCAAAAATGTGTTCGCATTTTTACTTTTTATGATTATGGGGATTTATTAG